The DNA window TGCGCTCGTCTTCTACGGACGTGGGTTCGTGGACCCCATCTACGCTGTGCCCGCGGCGCTGGGCATCCTTGCTGGGGCTCAGGCTGGTGCTCACTTGGCAGCGCGGCTGCCAATCGCGGTCCTGGGCGGCGTCTTTCGCGTCTTGCTCGCTTGTTTCGCAGTCGTCATGGTTCTGCAGGCGGCCGGGGTCAGGTTGTAGTGCCGGCGAGCGACGAGACATCACCCACGAGCAAGATCGGCGCGACGACGCTGCCTGCTCGCGTGCTGGAGCGAGTCATGCTTGTGGCGCTGAGCTTCGCTGTTGCACTGATGTTGAGCGGCGTCGCTCTCTCGCTACTGCGTGGCGAGTCACCTCGGCACACCATCGCGATCCAGAGTCTGCCGGAGGGCTTGTCTCGCGGGGATCCCGCCGCCTACCTCTCTCTCGGACTGGTCATGCTCATTGCGACTCCTGCGCTGCGGGTGCTTGGGTCGCTGGTCGTGTTCGCGCTCCAGCGTGACCTGCGCTACGTGCTTGTGACCGCCGTCATCCTCGGTCTAATGGCCGTCGGATTCATCCTCGGGCAAGCCTAGAAGAACTGGGGCTGCCGCTCCTCTGCGCTAGTTTGGATGCGGGTGCGCGAGGGTCGCCACGAGGGCTGCGAACCTGGAACTCTCCAAGCCACGCCGCCGGGTGCTCGTGCCATCCCCGGGTCAGCTCTGGAGGCACATCTCGTGCTCGGCGTCGTACAGGACGACGCGATCGCGGCCGCAGCGCTTTGCCTCGTACAGCGCCACATCGGACAGGCCGATCAGCGCGTCGAGGTCCGTGGCGTCGCGCGGACACGTGGCAATGCCAATGCTGATGGTGACACTCGCGTTGGCAGGAAGGCCGAGGCCGGTGT is part of the Thermoleophilia bacterium genome and encodes:
- a CDS encoding DUF1634 domain-containing protein — encoded protein: MPASDETSPTSKIGATTLPARVLERVMLVALSFAVALMLSGVALSLLRGESPRHTIAIQSLPEGLSRGDPAAYLSLGLVMLIATPALRVLGSLVVFALQRDLRYVLVTAVILGLMAVGFILGQA